TTGAGGAGGTGCCAGGCATCCTTAAGGATGAATTGGGACGCCCGGTGAATGTTTTCAACATTATACCTTCAATCACTCTGGCTAAACTGGTTTCCGCCTCTGTGAAACTAATCCATCAGAGGATTTACCATGATAGTGTAGAACTTGTATACCAGGTGATCAAGGAGAAATGATTGCTAAAAGCAATCTATTCTTGATCATATATGTCAGCCTCACCACAGCTTTCAACTCTACACTACTATTCCTTGGAGAGGATAGGGTTGATGCGTACGTGGCATTAAACATTTTAAGCTTCTACATATCTTATGCCCTCCTGAGGCCGTTTCCCAGGTTAAACCTAGCTTTGAAACTCTTACACGCAACTCTCCTGGGCTTGTTCACCCTCATAGTAGCTTTTAGAGTGCTCGAGGTAATTGGGGCATGAAAAGGAGAATCTTCATAACCATCCCTTTACTCATAATGGTAGTGGCCGCGGCGGTTCACATACCTAATGGTGAGAGTGTTCAAGGGGAGGTTGACTGCGGCTTTCTAGGGATAATGTTGGCTAACACGTTAGATAAGGTGGCGAACAATGACTTGTTGGTTAGAGATCAGATTTCAATATTGGCAAGCATAGCCCTGCCTGAGCCTCTAAAGAGTGTTCACGTTAAGACCTATGATGCGATAGCAGGGTATCTGGAGGCTTTAGAATACCTCAATGGGGGAAAGCACGATTCCAACTCTTCGGAAATACTGAGAAAACTACAGGACGTAAGCAGTTCGCTACGATCACGCGTGGAATCCTATCTTAATTTCATAGCAGAATGCATACATGATAAATCCCTTCTAACCACTGTAAAAACCATTTCCATTCTCAAAGTTGAGAAAATCGTGGATTCGACACTTGGATTAGCAGAGATAATCGCCTCAGGAACTGTTTACCCGCGTCCCATAACGGTTAGCACCGGTAAGGATTCTTATGCGCCGGGTGAAGTAGTCCTCATCAATGTATCAGCTTCAAAAGAGGTAATGCTCGAGAACGCTTTCAAAATAGTCATGTGGCCATCGCTTGAAGTAGTAGGGGAGGGCCTTCTAATTCCGCAGGAGAACTATCACTTAGGTTGGTTCCCGATACCACAAATATCAGAATTGATCGGTAGACAGGTATTACAAGCACCTAGAGACAAGATAATGCTTGCAATAATAGTAAGGGGAAGAGTGAACGACGATGCCGTAGTAGGGATCAAGTTCTTCCGGCTCGAGATAGAGAAGCCGAAAGTCTATCTGCAGGCACCGCCATTCATATACGCTGGCGAGCCGTTAAGAATTACTATTTCTACATTAGAGAGAACATATAACGCCTCCATAATAATCAATCAAACTATAATATCCAGGATTGTCTTACCGCCTGGGGAATCGGCAGTATTGATTAATCCAGAGCAACTGGGAAACGATACGGGTGTTTTAATGATAACTCTATCAGTCGAAGCAACAAACACCACAGTACCGTTAAACCTGACCGCAACGACTTTTGTATTAAAGAAGAAGATACCGTTAACTGTTGAAGCACAGCCTTTCTCACTAACCATAAAGAATAGTTTCAAAGTACGCATCATAGTTAAACCCGACTATTCAGGGAACGTTAGAGTCTCAATAAACGCTTTCAACAGTGTTAAAGAATTCGTGCTCGAGAATAATACTGTTGAAACAGAGATAAATGGCCCATGGCTCCCAATCCTGACCTCAACCGTGAAGGTTTATGCCGTCTCGGACGACCCTACCTATGAACCTGCCCTCCAAGAATTTAACATCGTGATTGTAAACCCTCTGCTCACAGTTTTCATAGGGTTCGGCCTCATAGCTCTGAGCACCGCCTTCAGAACAATGGAAACTGTCTTCGTAATCCATATGAAGACGCTACGTTTAGGGCTTCGGAAAGAACGCAATGTCAGGACTCCCCAATCTGACAGAGTATGGGAGACTAGATCTGTGATCGTCAAAGTATACTACGCGGTTCTTTCAAGGCTTTCATTGGGCTTACCCGGTTTCTCGGAAACCTTGAGAGAACATTTCCACAAAATAACTCTCTCAGGGGGAATTAAGAGTTTGTTGGAAAAACTGCTCAAGCTTGCGGAGAAGGACCTGTATGCCAGGAGCAAACCTAGTTATGAGGAAGCGGTTGAGATCGCAAACCAGGTGTTGAACTATGAAGCTGACTAATTATCTGGCAATATTGTTCATCATATCTGGTCTAGTAGGGTTCGCAACAATATTAGCCCTGCCTTCCACAATGGATTACTCCGTGTTAAATAATGGGGAAACAGGTTTCTCGGAACTAGTACGCTACTATAACGCCTCAATATTAACAAGCCCGAAAGATCTGGAAAGTCTTAATCCCGAGGAATACGTTCTACTGGTTGGGGGAGAAGGGGGGCTGTCTAGCGATGTACTGGCACGTTACAAGCTTTTCGTTGAGGAAGGCGGGGTCATTATTGTAACAGGTGATGCGGTTTTGCTGAACAGTGTTGCGGAGGCTTTTGGTAGACAGGGTTTAGTGGGTAATGGAACAATATATGATATGGTTTTCAACGCAGGCAACAGGTTTAAGCCTAAAGGGTACAGTCGAGCATGCAACTGTACCGTAGCAGTTTGGAAGCCATCGCCTCTTTCACTCAACGGGGAGTCAGGACTGGTTGAGACAAGCTCTTTTTCATATCTCGATCTAAACAACAATGGTTTCATGGACTTAGAAGAGCCCATCGGGTCCTTCCCAATATCCTTAATGCTCGATTACGGTGATGGAAAAGTGGTCATTATGGCTTCTCCAAGGGTTTTCACGAACGACATGCTTGAGGAAAACAAGGAGTTCCTAGATTTTCTCAAAGGAAATAGATCACTCATTATTGATCAAATAGTGCAGTCGAAACAATTGTTTGAAAGAGTGAGATTGGCGGCTTCTAGAACAAGCAGTGTCTTACTCACAGGAATTTTATCAATACTCCTCGTAACGGTGATTATGGTTGCTGGTAGCAAAAGATAAGGTTGCTACCTTAATCAGCGCTCTACAGTTGCTTTACTCTATAATGCTTACTTACTTAACAGGTGATTTCCTCTACCTTGTTGTAACAATCGTATTTACTACGCTGGTTTTTATCGTGAGAAAGGAACACAGGGATGTCGTGAGCCTAGCCTGGAGCGTTTCCGTTTTCACGCCCCAAACGCCTGCTTCAATAATCCCTCTTCTTTCTCTTCTCATAGTCCATGCCGAACTACCCGTTTTAAAAGAGTTTCCTGAAAGACCAAGATTGTGGAGATCAGCGCTCACCGCTACCGTGTTCACGCCCGTATATCTCTTAAACCCTTACTCGACAATCCCTGCGGCGTTCTACCTCGTCGTAAACTTGGTCCTCAGTTTCAAGGAATACCTAAGGCTCTCAAGAGTTAGGGTGGAGGTTGGGGAAAAGGTTCGGTCAATAGTGATGGGAGAGCGTGCTGTTTTCAATTTTAACATAACCTCTAAAGGTGTTATTGCCTATAGGGTTATTGTTAACAATGAAGTCCAAGGCGAGGGATTCGCCGATGGAAATCATTCCTTTCAATTGGGTCTCCACCCCAACACAGCTGGTGTTCACGAATACCGCGTAGTGTTCGAGATAGCTGATCCACGGGGACTCTCCAAGATCGCCCTAGACCCGTTTACTTTGAAAATCAAGGTTACACCGAGATCATTAGTAATTATGAGGGCTTTCAGGGAAATACTTGCTAAATACTATTCCACAATAACTCCGCCTCCGATTTGGGTCATTACTCCAAGCTGGGAATACGTTACAGGGTCTTCAACAGGGACCAGTAATCTAAGAGAGGGGGTAGGGGCGGTAGGAGAATCCGGTCTGGAAGGAATCGCCTCGGGAAAAGTATCGCCTGGGGGAGAAGAGAAGGAGAGATATAAGGCACATTACACGCTGGTGTTTTTCGCGAACATGTTAAGAAAATACGATCAGGGTTTACGTGTTAGCGTTACAGGCGAATATGACGGGGCAAGGGAGTATATACCAGGAGATCACCCTAGGAGCATCCACTGGAAGAAGAGCATCAGCAAGGGGCAACTAGTGGTGAAATCCTATTCGAGATCATCGGAAGATGGCGGCGGAGGCGGTGACGTTATAATAGCGGACTGGGACGCGTCAAACCCTGTCGAACTCGACCGTTTAATAAACACCACCTATGCCGCCCTCTTCGCAACCAAGCGGAGGATACGCTTACTTTTGAAACTCCCAAACGGAGACATGTTTTACACGGAGGGAACCCTAGTCCAAATAATTGCGGCACTAAACGAGCTTTTAGCACAGGAGGAGGTAAAGTCTAGGTTTAACTACGAGAGCTTTTTCAAGCCCCAGGTCATGATCGAGGAAACACCCACCTACCCGATATGGGATGAGCTCGTGAATTACTACATGGGAATCGCAAGAGGTCTTTTAAAGCTACTTGAGGAGAAAAATATTGGAAGAAACGCGGGCTTCATACTAATATATCCTATGGCGTATAGTTTAAAGTATCAAGTAATAGGTGAGTACTTGAGAAAGGTTGGTTTCACTGACATAAAGATTAAGGAGTCAGCGAATTTGAAACAAATGATTCGCGGGCTAGTGGGTGTGGGAAAGTGATCCTTGATGAGGAGGTTTTCGCCGTAATACTGGGAGTAACGATCATAGGCTCGGTGTTAGGGGTTGCATTAACCCTTCCCCGAAGCCCCGAGGCCTTCACGGCTCTTGGCTTGCTCAATGAGGAGGGGGTGATCGGGGATTACCCTTCGAGAGTCCACGTGGGAGAACCTGTGAAGCTTCATCTCTTCATATACAATCACCTCGGTTACACGGCTTTGTTTAAATACCAGGTTAAAGAAGGGGATGGTGAAATACCTTCCGAGAAAACCCCTCTCCATGACAAAACCATTCTCGCCCAAGGCATCGTTCTCCTCCATCACGGTGAAAACGTAACCATACCTTTCACCGTAGTTTTCACCAGGCCATTCACCAATCAGACGCTTGTGTGCGAACTATATTACTATAACCCCGATTCGAGGATCTGGGAGTATACTGGAAGATTTGTTTTCATAAGATTAAACGTCACAGAGGCTGTCTTGCCTTGAGCAGGAGAGAAACGCTTGAAGAATATGTGAGAAAGAATGTGAAAAACTGGTGGGAATATACTAGCCTCTTGACTAATCTATATAAGGAATGGGTTGAAGGTAAGCTGGTGCTCGAAGACCCGGAAAAGCCTCGAAGTTTCCCGGAATTCCTATTACGTCCTGACTACTCGACATGGTTTTACAGCTTGATACTGCTTACTTTCTTCACTATGATAATTGTTTTCATCGCAGATGGTCTAGCCGTGCTAAGCCCCTTGAGATACGTGCTCGGCACGGTTTTCGTGCTGTTCCTACCCGGCTATAGTCTCGTGAAAGCACTATATCCTGGGAGACAGTTGAGACCCCTGGAGGAGTTAGCACTCTCCATAGGGTTAAGCCTGGCATTAGTCCCTTTGATAGGGCTGATCCTCAATTATACTCCATGGGGGATTAGGCTGGTTCCCGTGACGATATCTCTGGGTTTAACTACAACTGCTCTCTCAATAATTGGTGCTTACAGAGCGTATAAAGGGTTGAGTTAAATTTTTATATAATGGAGTATGTTAAAACTCCTGGAGGTTGTGGGAATGGGTCGTGATCAATTAATAGGGTGGCTCCTTGTAATCTCTTCGCTAATAGTTGTTGTCGCCTACGCTTACATATTATTTCTTACAGAATATAGTTTCGTGCTCATCCAGCTCACCTTGATGATCGCTGTAATCGGTGTTTTCGGCATACTGGGATGGATAGGGTATACATTGGCCACGACGCCTCCTCCTAAACCCATTGAGGAAATTGAGAAAGAGATTGAGGAAGAGTTGAAAAAGCTGGAGCAGGAGGCAAAGGAGGATAAAACAGGCGAGGCAAAGACTGGTGGCTAGATGTTGCATTCAATTCCGCATTTTTCGAGAAGAAACTTCGTAAACTCTTTATCCTCCTTCAACATGTAGTCTAAATATGTTAATAGGAACTGGTACTGTTGAATATACAAGTCTATAAACCGACCTTCATCCGCGGCTTGAATAAGCTTCTTTACAATGTTTTCAAACTCCACGTGGCTTTCTACATGCTCCCTCCTCTTTGCCCGAGGGTAGTTATATTTCATCATCAACTTCTCCTCGATCTTAAAATGCTCCAGAACAGACTCGTAAGCCGTTCTTATCAACCCGGGCACCTGATCCGCACTACCGTCTAGAATAGCCGTGAAAACCTTCTGGAACTCGGTGAACATTTTCTCGTGAGCCTTGTCGAGGACCGGTATGCCGACCTCGTATTTCTTCAACCACTCAATAAAGATTGGTTTAACCCTGTATACTCGTAGCTCACCCTCGCCGTTGATGCAAGCGCGAGCGAGGAATTCGATTTGTTTTTCAACATTTTCATCAATCCCAAGGCACTCTATGTTAACAATTGTAGAGGACTTAGCCATTATTAAGCAACTGACACCCTTGTTATCTCTGTAGTCAAGTAGCAAATACTCTCCTTCCCCAGCCTTTGAAACCTCCTGTGCTAAATCCCTAAGGGTTTGGCCATGGTGCTCTAATCTCTCCAACTCGAGCAAATCCCTTAACTTGCTCAACCTTATCTTTTGAGAGGCCTCGCGAATGAGGGGTGAAAACTTTACACCACAATCACTGTTCGACGTGCTAATAGTTTCAGCCTCAATAGGCAAGGCCGACTCCTCATACCCTAATTAAACATTTTCAATCTTATAATTAATACCATCTGCGTGAATAGCCGGTGTCCTCTCGTTTTTAAGGAAAACCTGTAACATCATTCCCCCGAAGAGGGGAGAAAATGCAGGCTGGAAAATACATACTAGGTTTAACCATTGCAACAATCTTGGCAAGCATCGTGTTTGCCAGCGTATTCGTATACTATCCCGCTAGCGTTCAGGTTTCTCCTACAGCACCCCCAGTAATATTTATCAAGGGAAGCAATAGTAACCAGAGAGACTTGTATGGGACAACCATTACGACAACCATTGATACAACAGGTACTAGCGCGTCAATCACACTACACCCCACCTACCAGAGAACATACTACCTAGACGTGTTGAGGATAAAGAACCAGGATTCCCAAGCTTACTATGTGAGGATAAATGTCATCTCAACAATTACTAATGGAAACCTTGCTTCAGCCAAGCTATACATCTATAATGGTGGAGACAGGGTTGGAGAAGTAGACTTATTAACAACCCAGTTACAGCCAGATAGCTGGATAGTCCTCAACGGAAACGGGGAGCTCAGAATCGATTTCGAATTCAAATATGCAACAAGCGGAGGCTCCTATAACACGGCTCCTTCAGGTAGCGGAACCATTAACTTAGAGCTGGTGTACAGCACAGTGAACACTGAGACGCCGCCGTGAGGTGAACCATCATTGCAACCAGGATTAGCTGGTTCAATAAATTTTTTAAACCATTATTGAAAACCCTTCTCTTACTCTTGATCATGCTTTCCTTTTTAAACAGTTTTCACGCTGAAGTATTTGTATCTTATCCTTTAAAAGCCCAGATCATTCCTTCTCCGCCCCCTGTTGTTTTAACAGTTTTAAACAGCCCGCTCATCCCTTCTAATCTCACTAAGAGTTCCTCTTTCACAATTTACTGGAGCGATTTCGAACAGGTCTCGCCTGATTGGTCGGCGAGAGGGGGTAGCTGGTCGGTAGTCAATTATGGTCATAAAGGGAGCGGATTGAATGCTCAGGATAATAACAGGGGAATAGGGAGAGCAT
This is a stretch of genomic DNA from Thermosphaera aggregans DSM 11486. It encodes these proteins:
- a CDS encoding DUF58 domain-containing protein; the encoded protein is MLVAKDKVATLISALQLLYSIMLTYLTGDFLYLVVTIVFTTLVFIVRKEHRDVVSLAWSVSVFTPQTPASIIPLLSLLIVHAELPVLKEFPERPRLWRSALTATVFTPVYLLNPYSTIPAAFYLVVNLVLSFKEYLRLSRVRVEVGEKVRSIVMGERAVFNFNITSKGVIAYRVIVNNEVQGEGFADGNHSFQLGLHPNTAGVHEYRVVFEIADPRGLSKIALDPFTLKIKVTPRSLVIMRAFREILAKYYSTITPPPIWVITPSWEYVTGSSTGTSNLREGVGAVGESGLEGIASGKVSPGGEEKERYKAHYTLVFFANMLRKYDQGLRVSVTGEYDGAREYIPGDHPRSIHWKKSISKGQLVVKSYSRSSEDGGGGGDVIIADWDASNPVELDRLINTTYAALFATKRRIRLLLKLPNGDMFYTEGTLVQIIAALNELLAQEEVKSRFNYESFFKPQVMIEETPTYPIWDELVNYYMGIARGLLKLLEEKNIGRNAGFILIYPMAYSLKYQVIGEYLRKVGFTDIKIKESANLKQMIRGLVGVGK
- a CDS encoding DUF1616 domain-containing protein, encoding MILDEEVFAVILGVTIIGSVLGVALTLPRSPEAFTALGLLNEEGVIGDYPSRVHVGEPVKLHLFIYNHLGYTALFKYQVKEGDGEIPSEKTPLHDKTILAQGIVLLHHGENVTIPFTVVFTRPFTNQTLVCELYYYNPDSRIWEYTGRFVFIRLNVTEAVLP
- a CDS encoding DUF1616 domain-containing protein; the protein is MSRRETLEEYVRKNVKNWWEYTSLLTNLYKEWVEGKLVLEDPEKPRSFPEFLLRPDYSTWFYSLILLTFFTMIIVFIADGLAVLSPLRYVLGTVFVLFLPGYSLVKALYPGRQLRPLEELALSIGLSLALVPLIGLILNYTPWGIRLVPVTISLGLTTTALSIIGAYRAYKGLS
- a CDS encoding DUF4350 domain-containing protein; the protein is MKLTNYLAILFIISGLVGFATILALPSTMDYSVLNNGETGFSELVRYYNASILTSPKDLESLNPEEYVLLVGGEGGLSSDVLARYKLFVEEGGVIIVTGDAVLLNSVAEAFGRQGLVGNGTIYDMVFNAGNRFKPKGYSRACNCTVAVWKPSPLSLNGESGLVETSSFSYLDLNNNGFMDLEEPIGSFPISLMLDYGDGKVVIMASPRVFTNDMLEENKEFLDFLKGNRSLIIDQIVQSKQLFERVRLAASRTSSVLLTGILSILLVTVIMVAGSKR
- a CDS encoding bacteriohemerythrin codes for the protein MPIEAETISTSNSDCGVKFSPLIREASQKIRLSKLRDLLELERLEHHGQTLRDLAQEVSKAGEGEYLLLDYRDNKGVSCLIMAKSSTIVNIECLGIDENVEKQIEFLARACINGEGELRVYRVKPIFIEWLKKYEVGIPVLDKAHEKMFTEFQKVFTAILDGSADQVPGLIRTAYESVLEHFKIEEKLMMKYNYPRAKRREHVESHVEFENIVKKLIQAADEGRFIDLYIQQYQFLLTYLDYMLKEDKEFTKFLLEKCGIECNI